A window of Salmo trutta chromosome 5, fSalTru1.1, whole genome shotgun sequence contains these coding sequences:
- the LOC115193540 gene encoding CREB3 regulatory factor, which produces MEPVFGEAYGTNGLSVTLEPFTISPTGGSTESDNCPKGVVVMLGAPALSLCRGQQPGCELLSDLLEDVITDDTHTSERRWDISALDDITHYAKGSPEGAPPSCESSSVSPEGGREEPWLSLRPGGRQLRNPTDLTPCVGLGAGHLLLAGRYPESWSQEAGGRESEAREGLQQVGQEEMVHNYSLQSEPDTESSQGTDSDIGEEEEEKEEDGKGEEEKGREAMEEENGKEKEELQSHKRQKKRRHYWECSLFSEADLGRDGEKDRGKAKERYEERDEDKYEGDIIWGPSTLPTTLCLKEVGTSTNGKRGQRKARRTDASDLTPSPGKLQSLGEQLHTLSSALEGLTPVSDLPVTARAPTRKERNKLASRACRLKKKAQHEANKIKLWGLNQEYDGLLWAVLQVKELIRQRVESREEDTERGCLRERLEDILKESAGPRVAGRGKAFVERILKNPAGEQSTRETKAEGGSSDPSH; this is translated from the exons ATGGAGCCTGTCTTTGGTGAGGCCTATGGGACCAACGGGTTATCTGTGACCTTAGAGCCATTCACCATCTCTCCTACAGGGGGCAGTACAGAGTCAGACAAC TGTCCTAAGGGTGTGGTGGTGATGTTGGGGGCCCCAGCCCTGTCCCTGTGTCGAGGCCAGCAGCCTGGATGTGAGCTACTCAGTGATCTCTTGGAGGATGTGATCACTGATGACACACACACCTCCGAGCGTCGCTGGGACATCTCAGCCCTGGATGACATCACACACTACGCCAAAGGCAGCCCAGAGGGGGCACCACCGAGCTGCGAGAGCTCCTCCGTCTCACCTGAG GGAGGCAGAGAAGAACCATGGTTATCCCTGAGACCAGGGGGCAGGCAGCTGAGGAACCCCACAGACCTCACACCCTGTGTAGGGTTGGGGGCTGGACACCTCCTCCTGGCTGGTAGATATCCGGAGTCCTGGAGCCAAGAGGCTGGAGGGCGGGAGAGTGAAGCTAGGGAAGGGCTGCAGCAAGTGGGGCAGGAAGAGATGGTACATAACTACTCTCTACAGAGTGAGCCAGACACTGAGTCTAGTCAAGGAACAGACAGCGATattggagaggaagaggaggagaaggaggaagatgggaaaggggaagaggagaaggggagagaagccATGGAGGAAGAGAATGGGAAGGAAAAGGAGGAGCTTCAGTCCCATAAGAGACAAAAGAAACGCCGGCATTACTGGGAATGTAGCCTCTTCAGTGAGGCAGacctggggagagatggagagaaagatagagggaaagCCAAAGAGAGATATGAAGAAAGAGATGAAGATAAATATGAAGGGGATATAATCTGGGGCCCTAGCACCCTACCCACCACCTTGTGCCTGAAAGAGGTCGGGACCTCCACCAATG GTAAGCGAGGCCAGAGGAAGGCCCGTCGTACAGATGCCAGTGACCTGACCCCCAGCCCTGGGAAGCTACAGAGCTTGGGAGAGCAGCTCCATACACTCAGCTCTGCTCTGGAGGGCCTGACTCCTGTCAGTGACCTGCCTGTTACTGCCAGGGCCCCAACACGAAAGGAGAGGAACAAACTGGCCTCCAG AGCATGTCGGCTGAAGAAGAAAGCCCAGCATGAGGCCAACAAAATCAAACTGTGGGGTCTGAACCAGGAGTATG ATGGCCTGCTGTGGGCAGTGCTGCAGGTAAAGGAGCTGATCCGCCAGAGAGtggagagcagagaggaagacacagagagaggatgtctgagagagagactagaggacaTTCTGAAGGAATCAGCTG ggCCACGTGTAGCAGGACGAGGCAAAGCGTTTGTGGAGAGGATCTTGAAGAACCCTGCCGGGGAACAGAGCACCAGAGAGACTAAGGCAGAAGGAGGGTCATCAGACCCTAGCCACTAA
- the LOC115193543 gene encoding polymeric immunoglobulin receptor-like isoform X2 — translation MALHLSLFLLLIFYRLSAGWHVSVQTGGSISFPCSYDLNHINHVKYWCKGLGWDVCSYVVRTDHPKSSGKNSISDDINKRIFTVTMTGLEPEDSENYRCVVEINGGPDIRIQWFYLSVTPGTPELYVDHQEVTGVEGGSVTVRCYYSNTGDMKWCRMGGDCVSGFSGTLNGTSVTLKRTSDANNRKALTVTMSGLKMENTDWYWCRVGELEMPVHITVSQQTATQRSSKMTSTTQDPTTQQPSASPTAEPVQTDNTSQGAEGNMEEVHQRPIDVKVLLISLGMLVVVTAGILVAWKMWRKHKDNKAENQPIITSADRFPDNDDVTYSTVVLKRKTQQKLQTKSAEPDDNVVYSSLALQVTTQHRAAAAQQLLTERRPWLSP, via the exons ATggctcttcatctctccctcttcctcctcctcatcttctacAGACTCTCAGCAG GGTGGCATGTGTCTGTGCAGACAGGAGGCTCCATCAGCTTCCCATGTAGCTATGATCTGAATCACATCAACCATGTGAAATACTGGTGTAAAGGATTAGGTTGGGATGTATGTTCTTATGTAGTACGCACTGACCATCCTAAGAGCAGTGGTAAAAACTCAATCTCTGATGACATCAACAAGAGAATCTTCACTGTGACCATGACTGGCCTGGAGCCAGAGGATTCTGAGAATTACAGGTGTGTTGTGGAGATCAATGGAGGACCAGATATCAGGATACAATGGTTCTACCTATCTGTCACTCCAG GTACTCCAGAACTCTATGTGGACCATCAGGAAGTGACTGGAGTAGAAGGAGGGAGTGTCACTGTCCGTTGTTACTATAGTAACACTGGAGATATGAAGTGGTGCAGGATGGGTGGTGATTGTGTGAGTGGGTTTTCTGGGACTTTAAATGGAACATCAGTGACATTAAAGCGGACTAGTGATGCCAACAACAGAAAAGCCTTAACAGTGACTATGAGTGGACTGAAGATGGAGAACACTGACTGGTATTGGTGTAGAGTGGGAGAACTAGAGATGCCTGTTCACATTACTGTCAGTCAACAAACTGCAACACAGAGAAGCTCTAAGATGACCTCAA CAACCCAAGATCCAACCACTCAACAACCCTCTGCCTCTCCAACTGCTGAGCCTGTTCAGACTGACAACACAAGTCAAGGAGCTGAGGGGAACATGGAGGAAGTCCACCAGAG GCCCATAGATGTGAAAGTCCTACTCATCTCTCTGGGCatgttggtggtggtgacagctggtATCCTAGTGGCATGGAAGATGTGGAGAAAGCACA AAGACAATAAAGCCGAGAACCAGCCAATAATCACCTCAGCG GACCGATTTCCTGACAATGATGATGTAACGTACAGTACTGTCGTTCTAAAGAGGAAGACCCAGCAAAAGTTACAGACCAAG TCAGCAGAACCAGatgataatgtggtctacagctcaCTAGCTCTACAGGTGACCACACAG CATAGGGCAGCAGCAGCACAGCAGTTACTGACTGAGAGAAGACCTTGGTTGAGTCCTTAA
- the LOC115193543 gene encoding polymeric immunoglobulin receptor-like isoform X1, translated as MALHLSLFLLLIFYRLSAGWHVSVQTGGSISFPCSYDLNHINHVKYWCKGLGWDVCSYVVRTDHPKSSGKNSISDDINKRIFTVTMTGLEPEDSENYRCVVEINGGPDIRIQWFYLSVTPGTPELYVDHQEVTGVEGGSVTVRCYYSNTGDMKWCRMGGDCVSGFSGTLNGTSVTLKRTSDANNRKALTVTMSGLKMENTDWYWCRVGELEMPVHITVSQQTATQRSSKMTSTTQDPTTQQPSASPTAEPVQTDNTSQGAEGNMEEVHQRPIDVKVLLISLGMLVVVTAGILVAWKMWRKHKDNKAENQPIITSAQDRFPDNDDVTYSTVVLKRKTQQKLQTKSAEPDDNVVYSSLALQVTTQHRAAAAQQLLTERRPWLSP; from the exons ATggctcttcatctctccctcttcctcctcctcatcttctacAGACTCTCAGCAG GGTGGCATGTGTCTGTGCAGACAGGAGGCTCCATCAGCTTCCCATGTAGCTATGATCTGAATCACATCAACCATGTGAAATACTGGTGTAAAGGATTAGGTTGGGATGTATGTTCTTATGTAGTACGCACTGACCATCCTAAGAGCAGTGGTAAAAACTCAATCTCTGATGACATCAACAAGAGAATCTTCACTGTGACCATGACTGGCCTGGAGCCAGAGGATTCTGAGAATTACAGGTGTGTTGTGGAGATCAATGGAGGACCAGATATCAGGATACAATGGTTCTACCTATCTGTCACTCCAG GTACTCCAGAACTCTATGTGGACCATCAGGAAGTGACTGGAGTAGAAGGAGGGAGTGTCACTGTCCGTTGTTACTATAGTAACACTGGAGATATGAAGTGGTGCAGGATGGGTGGTGATTGTGTGAGTGGGTTTTCTGGGACTTTAAATGGAACATCAGTGACATTAAAGCGGACTAGTGATGCCAACAACAGAAAAGCCTTAACAGTGACTATGAGTGGACTGAAGATGGAGAACACTGACTGGTATTGGTGTAGAGTGGGAGAACTAGAGATGCCTGTTCACATTACTGTCAGTCAACAAACTGCAACACAGAGAAGCTCTAAGATGACCTCAA CAACCCAAGATCCAACCACTCAACAACCCTCTGCCTCTCCAACTGCTGAGCCTGTTCAGACTGACAACACAAGTCAAGGAGCTGAGGGGAACATGGAGGAAGTCCACCAGAG GCCCATAGATGTGAAAGTCCTACTCATCTCTCTGGGCatgttggtggtggtgacagctggtATCCTAGTGGCATGGAAGATGTGGAGAAAGCACA AAGACAATAAAGCCGAGAACCAGCCAATAATCACCTCAGCG CAGGACCGATTTCCTGACAATGATGATGTAACGTACAGTACTGTCGTTCTAAAGAGGAAGACCCAGCAAAAGTTACAGACCAAG TCAGCAGAACCAGatgataatgtggtctacagctcaCTAGCTCTACAGGTGACCACACAG CATAGGGCAGCAGCAGCACAGCAGTTACTGACTGAGAGAAGACCTTGGTTGAGTCCTTAA